A single genomic interval of Chrysemys picta bellii isolate R12L10 chromosome 8, ASM1138683v2, whole genome shotgun sequence harbors:
- the GLMN gene encoding glomulin, translating to MMATEELQAIIQRCQILEEEDFKGEDFNLFQVAGQKCLEEGYAAEVLEVIQNEKNKVIVKSMGWNLVCPLVRCILRYKQEDEKREHCLKILDQLVQLCNPKELLLGLLEQIEQTSGEQISHTILLLLQPLQTVLLKLHSKKSYSVGLSLSTILNQLSLLPVPYTKEQIREDKLGLCQCCNAVVDFAKPFVDEVVKNMEASTENDDEELKEELLKFCLKSLKYPLLIAQLDQLQEDIEEDPLRHFAAEILGILLDIKELLPTLFSHRGSRNQNWDNPDFLDVDRKHSADSLACLSYLVFVQYFGIDCFPMVFSPSYLLQCNMTHIEVLLERTEESVLTKGLDLLGNCLLRMSDNSLHHQYLEFKGFITAPQGLVKVMTLCPIEHLRKKSLKILQLYIDKFDAEGKYTLFRCLLKTSNHAGVEGYVIQNIKNQIDLSLKKANDSKWFTGPQLVSLLDLVLLLPEGAETDLLQNSDRIMASLNLLRYLVIKDNEYDNQTGIWTELNKIEQNFLKPLHTGLNMSKAHYEAEIKSKKENRRESHNSKAVCSVTVGGEKMPNMTTEMQLQVLHSALFTFDLIESVLARVEELIEVKIKTIT from the exons CAAATCCTAGAAGAAGAAGATTTCAAAGGCGAAGATTTCAATCTTTTTCAAGTAGCAGGCCAGAAGTGCTTAGAAGAAGGTTATGCAGCAGAAGTATTAGAAGTAAttcaaaatgagaaaaataag GTTATTGTCAAGAGTATGGGTTGGAATCTTGTTTGTCCTCTTGTTAGATGTATTTTGAGATATAAGCAGGAAGATGAGAAGAGAGAACATTGTCTGAAAATACTAGATCAGTTGGTGCAG CTATGTAATCCAAAGGAACTTTTATTGGGTTTACTTGAGCAGATTGAGCAGACCTCTGGGGAACAGATATCCCATACTATTCTGCTCTTGCTTCAGCCTCTGCAGACAG TTCTATTGAAACTTCATAGCAAGAAGTCATACTCAGTGGGTTTATCTTTGTCTACCATTTTAAATCAACTCTCTCTCCTGCCTGTACCTTACACAAAAGAACAAATACGAGAAGATAAACTTGGCCTCTGCCAGTGTTGCAATGCAGTAGTGGATTTTGCTAAACCTTTTGTGGATGAAGTTGTTAAAAATATGGAAGCCTCAACAGAAAATGATGATGAAGAGCTCAAAGAAGAATTGCTAAAATT ttgttTGAAAAGCTTGAAATACCCCTTATTAATAGCACAGCTTGATCAGCTGCAAGAAGACATTGAAGAAGATCCCTTAAGGCATTTTGCAGCTGAAATTCTA GGCATTTTATTGGATATAAAAGAATTGTTACCAACATTGTTTTCACACcgtggaagcagaaatcagaactGGGATAATCCGGATTTTTTGGATGTAGATAGAAAGCATTCTGCAGATTCTTTGGCATGTCTGTCATATCTGGTGTTTGTTCAGTATTTTGGTATTGATTGTTTTCCAATGGTCTTTAG TCCATCATATCTTCTGCAGTGCAACATGACACACATTGAGGTCCTATTGGAAAG GACAGAAGAATCTGTGTTAACTAAGGGACTt GACCTGCTTGGAAACTGTTTATTGAGAATGAGTGATAATAGCCTTCATCATCAGTATTTGGAATTCAAAGGCTTCATTACAGCACCTCAG GGTTTGGTGAAAGTGATGACCCTTTGTCCTATAGAGCATTTG CGAAAGAAGAGTTTGAAGATATTGCAGTTGTATATAGACAAGTTTGATGCAGAGGGAAAATACACCTTGTTCAG GTGTTTATTGAAGACAAGCAACCACGCTGGCGTAGAAGGCTATGTTattcaaaatatcaaaaatcaGATTGATTTATCATTAAAG aaAGCAAATGACAGTAAGTGGTTTACTGGACCCCAGCTGGTTTCTCTTCTAGATTTAGTGCTGTTGCTTCCTGAAGGGGCTGAAACAGATCTTCTCCAAAACTCAGATAG GATTATGGCCTCACTAAATCTATTGAGATATTTAGTCATTAAGGATAACGAATACGACAATCAA ACTGGTATATGGACTGAACTTAACAAGATTGAGCAAAATTTCTTAAAGCCTTTGCACACAGGACTTAATATGTCAAAAGCACATTATGAAGCAGAAATAAAGAGTAAAAAGGAAAATAGACGAG AATCTCACAATTCTAAAGCAGTTTGTTCTGTAACAGTTGGTGGGGAAAAGATGCCTAACAtgaccactgaaatgcagcttcaG GTTCTACATTCAGCTCTTTTCACATTTGATTTAATAGAAAGTGTTCTGGCCCGAGTAGAAGAACTCATCGAAGTGAAAATAAAAACCATAACATAA